In the Pyrolobus fumarii 1A genome, one interval contains:
- a CDS encoding RNA 2'-phosphotransferase codes for MMTGEQRLRLSKLVSFLLRHGPWEACLEPDEEGWVQLDELVRGIRRCWRNREAYQWVTREHILALAALDPKGRFEVHGDRIRARYGHSIQVVYRLEPDPNPPRILYHGTVRRNLPSIMRQGLLPMKRRMVHMTVDPRDAYETGRRHGPDVVILEVDTECLARRGVPVYKAGKTVYMAPRVPPECIRVRG; via the coding sequence CTGATGACGGGCGAGCAGAGGCTCCGGCTATCGAAGCTAGTCTCGTTCCTCCTACGCCACGGCCCGTGGGAGGCTTGCCTCGAGCCGGACGAGGAGGGGTGGGTACAGCTGGACGAGCTTGTCCGCGGGATACGAAGGTGCTGGAGGAACCGCGAGGCCTACCAGTGGGTGACTAGGGAGCATATACTGGCGCTCGCCGCGCTAGACCCCAAGGGCCGCTTCGAGGTGCACGGCGACCGGATACGAGCCAGGTACGGGCACAGCATACAAGTCGTCTACCGGTTGGAGCCGGACCCCAACCCGCCCCGCATCCTCTACCACGGTACGGTTAGGCGCAACCTCCCCTCGATAATGAGGCAGGGGCTGCTACCCATGAAGAGGAGGATGGTCCACATGACGGTTGATCCGAGGGACGCCTACGAGACCGGCAGGCGCCACGGCCCAGACGTCGTGATACTAGAGGTTGACACGGAGTGCCTCGCTAGGCGCGGGGTACCGGTCTACAAGGCCGGGAAGACTGTCTACATGGCGCCTCGTGTACCACCCGAGTGTATACGTGTGAGGGGTTAG
- a CDS encoding PIN domain-containing protein has product MLLERVFKIHELARGAALTAARIRLERGVPEVDSLILATAVEAGYDTFYTFDVDFRRLNGETIGQTKIVYLG; this is encoded by the coding sequence ATCCTCCTCGAGAGGGTGTTCAAGATTCACGAGTTGGCGCGGGGTGCCGCGTTGACGGCGGCTCGCATTAGACTGGAGCGTGGTGTCCCGGAGGTGGATTCGCTTATACTAGCCACGGCTGTAGAAGCTGGGTATGACACCTTCTACACGTTCGACGTTGACTTCAGGAGGCTCAACGGAGAGACTATTGGGCAGACCAAGATCGTATACCTAGGGTAG
- a CDS encoding AbrB/MazE/SpoVT family DNA-binding domain-containing protein, with translation MRVVVRVLRKRQVTIPKEVADLLDIREGDYLVMRVEDGRLVVEKVDPLDMLRGFLAERSGKGLAEEIDRERRLSEREL, from the coding sequence GTGCGGGTGGTTGTCAGGGTTTTGAGGAAGAGGCAGGTGACGATACCGAAGGAGGTTGCCGATCTGCTGGATATACGTGAGGGCGACTATCTAGTCATGCGTGTCGAGGATGGGCGTCTGGTCGTCGAGAAGGTTGATCCTCTTGACATGCTGAGGGGGTTCCTGGCGGAGAGGAGCGGGAAGGGTCTAGCGGAGGAGATTGACCGTGAGCGTAGGTTATCCGAGAGGGAGCTCTAG
- a CDS encoding type II secretion system F family protein, which translates to MPFLRLSRRKRGEERSAGQPAPPGLIDLTPSRPLSFTEKFDAIAFSAFGDLGARLARTFELERLLAEAGLNVHPAVYGARVIFVTYLAIVAVLLALLPVIYLPLPLPAKLIIAIVLAMIPVYTFLMGLMYPQSKAGERSRRVEYELPFAATYMTTLARGGISIGKIIEKMAESKVFFAMRNEARRIMREVRFFGRDILSAIEYVAARHPNRLFKDFMLGWVSVIRTGGDIVHYLEAKTTTLFEARINAIRVVAERIATFAEAYIIFAVIGSIGFYVFFAAGSLLGIGGGGPQALISFILFSFIVLPLVSLATLVVIGKMLPPSGIKLEKSKRVVLASIPLALVLFFLLTAVTGVLGNIMAGNYDKKTFMLTLVATLVSLEAVAVPTAVAFLSETRGAKGLEHSLASFLRDLAEVRKTGLSPERSLVYVARRDYGRFTWIVRQIAARVAWGFPLRKSTEAVLKRVKDWFTVMILTFLVDAIDVGGGSPITLDTLARFTSVLAELEVDLKRRTRPYVFMPYFGAILTAVATVMVLQFTVQTLTAAPQEALGGLAGFTPEQFWQAATIFSMAVLVNSFMMGMVAGKISARFTEAGFLHAALLTAIVAAVVLALLGGA; encoded by the coding sequence TTGCCGTTTCTCCGCTTATCGAGGAGAAAGCGTGGGGAAGAGAGAAGCGCGGGGCAGCCCGCACCGCCCGGCTTGATAGACCTCACGCCTTCGAGACCCCTCTCCTTCACCGAGAAGTTTGACGCCATTGCTTTCAGCGCTTTTGGCGACCTTGGCGCTAGGCTCGCGAGGACGTTCGAGCTTGAGAGGCTTCTGGCCGAGGCTGGTTTGAACGTACACCCAGCTGTGTACGGCGCGCGCGTGATATTCGTTACCTACCTCGCTATTGTGGCTGTTCTGCTCGCCCTACTCCCGGTGATCTACCTGCCTCTACCCCTACCCGCTAAGCTGATAATCGCGATAGTCCTCGCGATGATCCCGGTGTACACGTTCCTCATGGGCCTGATGTACCCCCAGAGCAAGGCCGGCGAGCGCTCAAGGAGAGTGGAGTACGAGCTGCCCTTCGCGGCCACCTACATGACCACCCTGGCTAGGGGCGGGATATCGATAGGCAAGATCATCGAGAAGATGGCCGAGTCTAAGGTGTTCTTCGCGATGAGGAACGAAGCTAGGAGGATAATGAGGGAGGTTAGGTTCTTCGGACGCGACATCCTCTCGGCTATCGAGTATGTGGCTGCAAGGCACCCTAACAGGCTGTTCAAGGACTTTATGCTCGGCTGGGTCTCGGTGATAAGGACAGGCGGCGATATCGTACACTACCTGGAGGCTAAGACGACGACGCTCTTCGAGGCCAGGATCAACGCTATACGCGTCGTCGCGGAGAGGATAGCTACGTTCGCAGAGGCCTACATAATCTTCGCTGTGATAGGCTCGATAGGCTTCTACGTGTTCTTCGCGGCTGGTAGCTTGCTTGGCATAGGGGGAGGCGGGCCCCAGGCGCTCATCAGCTTCATCCTCTTCTCGTTCATAGTCCTGCCTCTCGTGAGCCTCGCGACGCTAGTCGTTATTGGTAAGATGTTGCCACCTAGCGGCATCAAGCTAGAGAAGTCCAAGAGGGTCGTCCTGGCTAGCATACCCTTAGCTCTCGTGCTCTTCTTCCTGCTCACGGCTGTCACCGGCGTGCTCGGCAACATAATGGCCGGGAACTACGACAAGAAGACGTTCATGTTGACCCTGGTGGCTACGCTGGTCTCCCTCGAGGCTGTGGCGGTGCCAACGGCGGTAGCGTTCCTCTCGGAGACCAGGGGCGCCAAGGGCCTAGAGCATAGCCTCGCTAGCTTCCTACGCGACCTCGCTGAGGTTAGGAAGACCGGCCTCTCACCCGAGAGGAGCCTAGTGTACGTCGCGAGGAGGGATTATGGTAGGTTCACGTGGATCGTGCGCCAGATAGCCGCTAGGGTCGCCTGGGGGTTTCCGCTCCGCAAGAGCACCGAGGCGGTGTTGAAGCGAGTCAAAGACTGGTTCACGGTCATGATCTTGACGTTCCTCGTGGATGCTATCGATGTTGGCGGTGGTAGCCCGATAACCCTCGATACGCTCGCGAGGTTCACGTCCGTCCTCGCGGAGCTGGAGGTGGATCTCAAGAGGAGGACGAGGCCCTACGTCTTCATGCCATACTTCGGCGCCATACTGACGGCTGTCGCCACGGTGATGGTGCTGCAGTTCACGGTGCAGACGCTCACCGCTGCACCCCAGGAGGCGCTTGGCGGCCTCGCGGGCTTCACGCCGGAGCAGTTCTGGCAGGCTGCCACGATATTCTCGATGGCTGTGCTCGTGAACAGCTTCATGATGGGCATGGTGGCGGGTAAGATCTCCGCGAGGTTCACCGAGGCCGGTTTCCTGCATGCAGCGCTACTAACAGCGATAGTCGCGGCGGTTGTCCTGGCGCTCCTCGGGGGCGCCTAG
- a CDS encoding sulfite exporter TauE/SafE family protein — MGVAAGLVGTLLGLGGGSIVSPLLILCGVEPRVAVPASLVSVVATSLGGILHLYRNGLIRVGVAVFLETASMLGFIVGTLVAVRLPARSIVLLVALVLLVSALLFASQPVESERRPPLGRVMSYTLVWLASLATGAVTATTGIGGGALRTPLLTLLLGLGLKATIATSRVMTGATAAVGVIVHGLLGHVDLLVVVLLALGAYMGAGIGTRILVQARPASVKRIVSVIYVALSLALLTHTP; from the coding sequence ATAGGTGTCGCCGCGGGTCTAGTTGGGACCCTGCTGGGGCTTGGCGGGGGTAGCATTGTCTCGCCGCTCCTCATACTCTGTGGCGTGGAGCCCCGTGTGGCTGTACCCGCTAGCCTAGTATCCGTCGTCGCTACGAGCCTCGGTGGCATACTCCATTTGTATAGAAACGGGCTGATCCGTGTAGGGGTCGCTGTCTTCCTCGAGACTGCCTCCATGCTCGGTTTTATCGTTGGCACGTTGGTTGCGGTGCGGCTCCCCGCCAGGAGCATAGTCCTGCTGGTGGCCCTCGTGCTCCTCGTCTCCGCGTTGCTATTCGCGTCTCAACCGGTGGAGAGCGAGAGGAGGCCACCCCTGGGCCGCGTCATGTCCTACACTCTCGTGTGGCTGGCTAGCCTCGCGACTGGAGCGGTCACAGCAACCACTGGGATAGGTGGGGGCGCGCTACGCACCCCACTCCTGACGCTCCTACTCGGCCTCGGGTTGAAGGCCACGATTGCGACAAGCAGGGTGATGACCGGGGCCACGGCGGCCGTTGGCGTCATAGTCCACGGCCTCCTCGGCCACGTGGATCTGTTGGTGGTTGTCCTGCTCGCACTGGGCGCCTATATGGGTGCGGGCATAGGCACGAGGATACTCGTCCAGGCCAGACCAGCCAGCGTGAAGAGAATAGTATCCGTGATCTACGTGGCTCTCTCGTTGGCACTACTCACGCACACCCCGTGA
- a CDS encoding PIN domain-containing protein: protein MSVGYPRGSSRCFYDTNVVAAYILGEEGRVEIAERVLRSCAARGISVITLHELAYIALKRGLRRG from the coding sequence GTGAGCGTAGGTTATCCGAGAGGGAGCTCTAGGTGCTTCTACGACACGAATGTTGTAGCCGCGTATATCCTGGGTGAGGAGGGTCGGGTAGAGATCGCCGAGCGGGTCCTCCGTAGCTGCGCGGCGAGAGGCATATCGGTGATAACGTTGCATGAGCTGGCTTACATCGCCTTGAAGAGGGGCTTGAGAAGAGGCTAG
- a CDS encoding PaREP1 family protein: MLLVTVINIPGRLPEAIRRRGFDPESFIIEAVEEKLGLDPREELEARVAVAEHMLRRARDVLEKGDAVQASEKLYKAVEECIKVLACLEGLEECRRAREEGGGWSGLLARAASRLSRVLGEQLVIQAWEAGYNLHVHGFHEHAFDPEDVKQRLPLIEGLVEYTRSRLREKKRGEPGRR, translated from the coding sequence GTGCTGCTGGTGACCGTGATTAACATCCCTGGGCGGCTGCCGGAGGCTATCAGGAGGAGGGGTTTCGACCCCGAGTCTTTCATCATCGAGGCTGTCGAGGAGAAGCTGGGTCTCGATCCCCGCGAGGAGCTGGAGGCTCGTGTTGCTGTAGCCGAGCATATGCTTCGGCGTGCTAGGGATGTGCTCGAGAAGGGCGATGCCGTGCAGGCTAGCGAGAAGCTCTACAAGGCGGTGGAAGAGTGCATCAAGGTGCTTGCTTGCCTCGAGGGCCTCGAAGAATGCCGTAGGGCTAGAGAGGAGGGTGGCGGGTGGTCGGGGCTCCTCGCGAGGGCGGCTTCCAGGCTCTCAAGGGTGCTTGGAGAGCAGCTGGTCATCCAGGCTTGGGAGGCGGGCTACAACCTACACGTCCACGGGTTCCACGAGCACGCGTTTGACCCCGAGGATGTGAAGCAGAGACTACCGCTCATAGAGGGACTCGTGGAGTACACGAGGAGCAGACTACGAGAGAAGAAGCGCGGCGAACCGGGGCGACGATAA
- a CDS encoding type II/IV secretion system ATPase subunit, translating into MARAEAVEAEGATSEQRGCIERGYEVVERYPLYEPYAYAVILRNVETGGYKYCVDELPLTRRERRIFKRIVEALQWELKLPEEVEDPREYLREEARRVIHKFRISLGDVPGVSWHKIMYYIERDVIGFGPIDPLMRDPYIEDISCNGVGIPVYVWHRKYESVPTNIVFRSHDELDEYVLRLAHISGKHISTAFPILDAILPGGHRLAATFKKEVSTKGSTFTIRKFREQPVTIAEMIRRKTLTAEIAAYLWIAMENKLTAMVMGVTGSGKTTTLNALATLFRPTIKVVTIEDTPELKIPLENWVQLVARPSYGIGAEKVGEVTLFDLVKVSLRYRPDVIIVGEVRGEEAYVLFQAIATGHGGLTTLHAESVEAAVKRLTSPPMNIPPGYIPLMNLAIIIKRVRIRTPENPQGRIERRITDVFEILEYDNYKRVARWDAFTDTFETFFHESEMLRRIGMQIGMTHEEMLAELERRAKVLQWMAERGVSTVEEVAKIVQSYYSRPDEVYKRAEAELERLARRRRKRRAEQKA; encoded by the coding sequence GTGGCTAGAGCGGAGGCTGTCGAGGCTGAGGGGGCTACTAGCGAGCAGAGAGGTTGCATCGAGCGGGGGTACGAGGTCGTCGAGCGCTACCCCCTCTACGAGCCGTACGCCTACGCCGTGATACTCCGGAACGTCGAGACGGGTGGCTACAAGTACTGTGTGGATGAGCTCCCGTTGACCAGGCGAGAGAGGAGGATATTCAAGAGGATCGTTGAGGCGCTCCAGTGGGAGCTTAAGCTGCCAGAGGAGGTTGAGGATCCGCGCGAGTACCTCCGCGAGGAGGCTAGGCGTGTTATCCACAAGTTCCGGATATCACTTGGCGACGTGCCGGGCGTCTCCTGGCACAAGATAATGTACTACATCGAGCGTGACGTCATCGGATTCGGGCCTATCGACCCGCTGATGAGGGACCCGTACATCGAGGATATCAGCTGCAACGGCGTCGGGATACCAGTGTACGTCTGGCACCGTAAGTATGAGAGCGTCCCCACGAACATAGTGTTCCGGTCGCACGACGAGCTCGACGAGTACGTGCTGAGGCTCGCGCACATCTCGGGCAAGCACATCTCCACAGCCTTCCCGATACTAGACGCTATACTACCGGGCGGCCACCGTCTCGCAGCAACGTTCAAGAAGGAGGTTTCGACCAAAGGCTCGACGTTCACCATCCGTAAGTTCAGGGAGCAGCCGGTCACCATAGCCGAGATGATTAGGAGGAAGACGCTGACAGCCGAGATTGCAGCCTACCTCTGGATAGCCATGGAGAACAAGCTAACCGCGATGGTCATGGGCGTGACCGGCTCCGGCAAGACCACCACACTCAACGCGCTGGCCACCCTCTTCCGTCCGACGATAAAGGTGGTGACTATCGAGGATACCCCGGAGCTCAAGATACCCCTCGAGAACTGGGTACAGCTAGTAGCGAGGCCCAGCTACGGCATTGGCGCCGAGAAGGTAGGCGAGGTTACTCTCTTCGACCTGGTAAAGGTGAGCCTGCGTTACAGGCCAGACGTGATAATCGTGGGTGAGGTGCGTGGCGAGGAGGCTTACGTCCTCTTCCAGGCTATAGCCACCGGCCACGGCGGCCTCACGACGCTCCACGCTGAGTCGGTCGAAGCAGCTGTGAAGAGGCTAACCTCCCCGCCCATGAACATCCCGCCCGGCTACATCCCGCTCATGAACCTCGCGATTATCATCAAGCGTGTGAGGATACGCACCCCGGAGAACCCGCAGGGCAGGATCGAGAGGAGGATAACCGACGTCTTCGAGATACTAGAGTACGATAACTACAAGCGTGTCGCCAGGTGGGACGCATTCACCGACACCTTCGAGACGTTCTTCCACGAGAGCGAGATGCTGCGAAGGATAGGCATGCAGATAGGCATGACGCACGAAGAGATGCTAGCCGAGCTCGAGAGGAGGGCGAAGGTGCTCCAGTGGATGGCCGAGAGGGGTGTCAGCACCGTCGAGGAGGTCGCGAAGATAGTGCAGAGCTACTACTCGAGGCCCGACGAGGTCTACAAGCGCGCGGAGGCTGAGCTAGAGAGGCTGGCTAGGAGGAGGCGCAAGAGGAGAGCAGAACAGAAAGCGTGA
- a CDS encoding dihydrolipoyl dehydrogenase family protein yields the protein MYDLAVMGGGIGGYPAAVTAAKAGLKVVLFEEVFLGGECANYGCIPSKALLHYALVAHEARRLGIVGGLPEGALHKALDFAIRSASEERGGLEALLSRVGVNVVREHAVLRGCDANRCRVEAGDRVFEARRVLVATGSQPAWPSWAERCERILDNRGLFSRGLPDGADHIAVIGGGVAGVEISLALARLGASVTIFEALERLLPGLPESLSRIASRMLRRERVETRVSTPVSRVKCRDDHVVVCAGGECREYDAALVLIGRRPRLDAVQNTLGARLERDEKLRLRGNPNVYLVGDAAGPPFLAHKALMESLTVAADILGWGWWRRPRVYPQVIYTDPELVDVTLEDGEGVRSIRYYWGFAAPARIRGHPAQLVYAEIGYRTDNGRIVYVRLAGPHASELAAEATLIIERGLTLRDVAGVTHPHPSASEAILEAVLEALGAGYHRA from the coding sequence GTGTACGACCTGGCCGTGATGGGTGGCGGTATCGGGGGCTACCCGGCGGCCGTAACGGCCGCCAAGGCTGGATTGAAGGTCGTGCTCTTCGAGGAGGTGTTCCTCGGAGGCGAGTGCGCGAACTACGGCTGCATACCCTCCAAGGCCCTCCTCCACTATGCCCTGGTCGCTCACGAGGCTAGACGCTTGGGTATTGTGGGAGGGCTCCCCGAGGGGGCTCTCCATAAGGCCCTGGACTTTGCCATCAGGTCTGCGAGCGAGGAGCGAGGCGGACTCGAGGCTCTACTCTCGAGGGTAGGCGTTAACGTCGTACGCGAACACGCCGTGCTACGCGGTTGTGACGCTAACCGCTGCCGCGTAGAGGCCGGGGATAGGGTCTTCGAGGCTAGGCGTGTCCTCGTCGCGACGGGCTCTCAGCCCGCGTGGCCCTCGTGGGCCGAGAGGTGCGAGAGGATACTCGATAATCGCGGATTGTTCTCGAGGGGGCTCCCCGACGGCGCGGATCACATAGCGGTTATCGGTGGGGGCGTCGCAGGCGTCGAGATAAGCCTCGCGCTGGCTAGGCTAGGCGCGAGCGTAACGATATTCGAGGCTCTCGAGAGGCTCTTGCCGGGGCTGCCCGAGAGCCTCTCCAGGATAGCCTCGAGGATGCTGCGGCGCGAGAGGGTGGAGACCCGCGTATCCACCCCCGTGAGCAGGGTAAAATGCCGCGACGACCACGTGGTTGTGTGTGCGGGTGGCGAGTGCAGAGAGTATGACGCTGCGCTCGTGCTCATCGGTAGGAGGCCGAGGCTAGACGCGGTGCAGAACACGCTCGGCGCGAGGCTAGAGCGCGACGAGAAGCTACGCCTCCGGGGCAACCCCAACGTCTACCTGGTTGGCGACGCAGCGGGCCCACCCTTCCTGGCGCACAAGGCGCTAATGGAGTCTCTGACCGTCGCCGCGGATATCCTCGGCTGGGGCTGGTGGAGGAGACCCAGAGTCTACCCCCAGGTTATCTACACCGACCCGGAGCTTGTCGACGTCACGCTGGAGGATGGGGAGGGCGTTAGGAGCATACGCTACTACTGGGGTTTCGCCGCGCCAGCGAGGATACGAGGACACCCCGCGCAACTAGTCTACGCCGAGATAGGCTACCGCACAGACAACGGCAGGATAGTCTACGTGAGGCTCGCCGGCCCACACGCCTCCGAGCTAGCAGCCGAAGCCACCCTCATAATCGAGAGGGGCCTGACGCTACGGGACGTCGCAGGCGTCACACACCCACACCCATCGGCCAGCGAAGCAATACTCGAGGCGGTACTAGAGGCCCTCGGCGCAGGCTACCACCGCGCGTAG
- the mobA gene encoding molybdenum cofactor guanylyltransferase — MLLAVVLAGGAATRLPGKLATVAKHGEKLLRHVVRVASLVADEVVVVARGYDPRWGLHRYVTVYDDPFFYGKCAGPLAGILSALGESRAWRVLVLSGDYGLVTPMVIEALVEAHRGRDTATILWCNGLIEPLLTVTSRSTLERVKTLCRTSPGLKPRPTLVHRLAETLLLLPISHLAVDPVLLASINTPWDLVTPRPKARAACRMEPRVHKPPLASLPFGRLGEPNVLLAEARYWLEHNVNHLALHAALDAEALGATGAEALAREARGRLGLERLHQGSVARKGH; from the coding sequence GTGCTACTGGCCGTCGTGTTGGCTGGTGGGGCGGCCACCAGGCTACCCGGGAAGCTAGCGACGGTCGCGAAGCACGGCGAGAAGCTGCTACGCCACGTGGTGCGGGTGGCGAGCCTTGTAGCCGACGAGGTTGTGGTCGTTGCGCGGGGCTACGACCCCCGCTGGGGGCTGCACAGGTACGTCACCGTCTACGACGACCCGTTCTTCTACGGTAAGTGCGCGGGGCCGCTGGCTGGCATACTCTCGGCGCTGGGAGAGTCCCGGGCCTGGAGGGTGCTCGTGCTCAGCGGCGACTATGGACTAGTCACGCCGATGGTTATCGAGGCGCTGGTGGAGGCACACCGTGGGCGCGATACAGCTACGATACTCTGGTGTAATGGGCTCATAGAGCCACTCCTAACAGTCACGAGCCGCTCGACGCTCGAGAGGGTCAAGACGCTCTGCAGGACAAGCCCAGGGTTGAAACCGCGGCCAACGCTGGTACACCGGCTGGCCGAGACGCTGCTCCTCCTGCCAATCAGCCACCTGGCGGTTGATCCCGTCCTCCTCGCGAGTATAAACACGCCGTGGGATCTGGTCACGCCGCGGCCGAAGGCCAGAGCAGCGTGTAGGATGGAGCCCCGTGTCCACAAGCCGCCGTTAGCAAGCCTGCCCTTCGGGAGGCTCGGGGAGCCGAATGTGCTCCTGGCGGAGGCGAGGTACTGGCTCGAGCACAACGTTAACCACCTGGCACTGCACGCTGCTCTCGACGCGGAGGCTCTCGGGGCGACGGGGGCTGAGGCCCTAGCCAGAGAGGCTAGGGGGAGGCTGGGGTTGGAGAGGCTACACCAGGGTAGCGTGGCTCGCAAGGGACACTAG